One Thermicanus aegyptius DSM 12793 DNA segment encodes these proteins:
- a CDS encoding major tail protein, which translates to MATIGLDRLYYSKITEDTNGEETYAQPSVLAKAITAELSVELVEAILYADDGAAEVVKDFNSGTLTLGVDDIGPTVAADLTGASTDDNGVLISASENVGTPVAVGFRAQRANGTYRYFWLYRVKFGLPATNLQTKADSITFSTPTIEGTVMRRNKLDGLGKHPWKAEVTEGDPGVSSTTITGWFTEVYEPVYTPVP; encoded by the coding sequence ATGGCAACAATCGGTCTTGATAGACTGTACTATTCAAAAATAACCGAGGACACTAACGGTGAGGAAACTTATGCCCAACCTTCCGTACTTGCAAAAGCCATCACTGCTGAACTCTCGGTAGAACTGGTGGAAGCAATTCTGTATGCTGACGATGGTGCGGCTGAGGTTGTGAAAGACTTTAACAGTGGTACTCTCACTCTCGGTGTAGACGACATTGGTCCAACGGTCGCAGCGGATTTAACTGGCGCTTCTACTGATGACAACGGGGTACTAATCTCTGCTAGTGAAAACGTGGGTACACCTGTTGCAGTGGGGTTTCGTGCGCAAAGGGCTAATGGAACATACCGCTATTTTTGGCTGTATCGTGTTAAGTTTGGACTACCAGCTACCAACTTACAGACAAAGGCTGATTCCATTACCTTTTCTACACCCACCATTGAAGGAACCGTTATGCGCAGGAATAAGCTGGATGGATTGGGCAAGCACCCATGGAAAGCGGAAGTTACAGAAGGTGATCCTGGTGTTTCATCGACCACCATAACAGGTTGGTTCACTGAGGTCTATGAACCTGTTTATACACCTGTACCATAG
- a CDS encoding HK97-gp10 family putative phage morphogenesis protein: MAKANIKMPEEFLLKVSRLADQTDVILPKVLEVGGEVVLDKVKGNLSKVVGKGTKYPSKSTGELLSSLGLSGAKQDRNGNFNVKVGFAEPRSDGESNAKLASIIEYGKHGQPAKPFLKPARNASRKPCINAMVAKLEEEIDKI; this comes from the coding sequence ATGGCAAAAGCGAATATAAAGATGCCAGAAGAATTCCTTTTAAAGGTATCTCGATTAGCTGACCAGACCGATGTGATTCTTCCTAAGGTTTTGGAAGTTGGCGGTGAAGTGGTGCTTGATAAAGTCAAAGGAAATCTAAGTAAGGTGGTTGGCAAGGGCACGAAATATCCATCCAAAAGCACTGGTGAGTTGCTATCTTCACTGGGTCTTTCTGGAGCAAAGCAGGATAGAAACGGTAACTTCAATGTAAAAGTTGGCTTTGCAGAGCCACGTTCTGATGGTGAGAGCAATGCTAAACTTGCCAGCATCATCGAATATGGGAAGCATGGTCAGCCTGCAAAACCCTTCCTAAAGCCTGCGAGGAATGCATCTAGGAAACCCTGTATCAACGCAATGGTTGCCAAGCTGGAGGAGGAGATCGACAAAATATGA
- a CDS encoding head-tail adaptor protein, with protein sequence MSFGKMNTFIDIISTVPIKDEEGFATKGDNILASVLAYKEDRHGSERWTNMASFSSATSLFRFRKIFGLKVTNEMVIVCDDGRYQILSVEDVRNRGMYVEVLAEKLEPTVR encoded by the coding sequence ATGAGTTTTGGAAAGATGAACACCTTCATCGATATCATCAGCACGGTACCAATAAAGGATGAGGAAGGTTTCGCCACAAAAGGTGACAACATACTCGCAAGTGTACTTGCTTATAAGGAAGATCGGCATGGCAGTGAACGGTGGACGAATATGGCATCCTTTTCTTCTGCAACTTCCTTATTCAGGTTTAGGAAAATCTTTGGGCTTAAGGTGACGAATGAAATGGTCATCGTCTGTGATGATGGCAGATATCAAATTTTAAGTGTTGAGGATGTAAGAAATCGAGGGATGTATGTCGAGGTTTTAGCCGAAAAGCTAGAACCAACTGTGAGGTGA
- a CDS encoding head-tail connector protein: MAVADNLLPKVKANLILTHDQDDALLIGFITAAISYAQSYQHVPENYYETHAMPPTTEQAVIMLSSHFYESRDGSTAGFFADSVQAGQQVWNTVNLLLRLDREWGV, encoded by the coding sequence ATGGCAGTGGCAGATAATCTCTTGCCAAAAGTTAAAGCGAACTTAATTTTAACGCATGATCAGGATGATGCCCTCCTAATTGGATTTATTACTGCTGCAATTTCATATGCACAGAGCTATCAACACGTTCCTGAAAACTATTATGAAACACATGCCATGCCTCCAACAACAGAACAAGCAGTGATTATGTTGTCGAGTCATTTCTATGAAAGCAGGGATGGCTCAACGGCAGGTTTCTTTGCTGATAGCGTACAGGCAGGGCAACAAGTATGGAACACAGTGAACTTGCTTTTACGACTTGATCGAGAGTGGGGTGTTTAG
- a CDS encoding head fiber protein, giving the protein MSYNTKNYTEQGGEKTVIGGVLEIKEGASVTGLPVLENQEDSTATDVAGLVTDFNALLAKLKAAGLMETD; this is encoded by the coding sequence ATGAGTTATAACACGAAGAATTATACCGAACAAGGCGGAGAAAAAACTGTCATCGGTGGTGTTTTAGAAATCAAAGAGGGGGCCTCGGTTACGGGGCTTCCTGTTCTTGAAAACCAAGAAGACAGCACAGCCACCGATGTTGCTGGTCTAGTTACGGACTTCAATGCTCTGCTTGCCAAACTAAAGGCAGCGGGGCTTATGGAGACTGACTAA
- a CDS encoding phage major capsid protein, translated as MSKILELREKRAKAWDAAKAFLDSKRGGDGLLSAEDTTTYEKMEADVVALGKEIERLERQASIDLELSKATSNPITNEPTRTGEEKTGRASAEYKKAFWNAMRDNVSYEVRNALKIGTDSEGGFLVPDEFERTLVEALEEENIFRRLANVITTSSGDRKIPVVASKGTASWIDEEGAIPESDDSFGQVSIGAYKLATMIKVSEELLNDSVFNLESYITREFARRIGNKEEEAFFVGDGTGKPTGILNATGGGQVGVTAASATAITLDEVLDLFYSLKAPYRNKAVFVMNDATIKAIRKLKDGNGQYLWQPSIQAGTPDTILNRPLYTSSYVPTAEAGAKTVVFGDFSYYWVADRQGRVFKRLNELYAVTGQVGFIATQRVDGKLILPEAVKVLQQKA; from the coding sequence ATGAGTAAAATTCTTGAATTGCGTGAGAAACGCGCTAAAGCTTGGGACGCAGCAAAGGCATTCCTTGATTCAAAACGTGGCGGTGATGGACTGTTATCCGCTGAGGACACGACCACCTATGAAAAAATGGAAGCCGATGTGGTGGCTCTTGGTAAGGAAATTGAACGTTTAGAACGCCAAGCATCTATCGACTTGGAACTGTCGAAAGCAACCAGTAACCCAATTACCAACGAACCTACTAGAACTGGAGAGGAAAAGACCGGTCGTGCAAGTGCTGAATACAAAAAAGCTTTCTGGAATGCGATGCGTGACAATGTTAGCTATGAAGTAAGAAACGCTCTAAAGATTGGCACTGATTCTGAAGGCGGATTTCTTGTACCAGATGAGTTTGAACGTACTCTAGTAGAAGCTCTTGAGGAAGAAAATATTTTCCGTAGATTGGCTAATGTAATCACTACATCTTCTGGTGACCGTAAGATTCCTGTTGTTGCAAGCAAAGGCACTGCAAGCTGGATCGATGAAGAAGGAGCCATTCCCGAAAGTGATGACAGCTTCGGTCAAGTATCCATCGGTGCTTATAAACTAGCAACGATGATTAAAGTCTCTGAGGAATTGCTAAATGATTCCGTATTTAATCTCGAAAGCTACATCACAAGAGAATTCGCCCGTCGCATTGGTAACAAGGAAGAGGAAGCCTTCTTTGTAGGTGATGGCACAGGTAAGCCAACAGGGATTTTAAATGCCACAGGCGGTGGTCAAGTTGGTGTTACTGCGGCAAGTGCAACTGCCATCACTTTGGATGAGGTTTTAGATTTATTCTATAGCTTGAAAGCACCTTATCGAAACAAGGCAGTTTTCGTAATGAATGATGCAACTATAAAAGCTATCCGCAAATTAAAAGACGGTAATGGACAGTACCTATGGCAACCTTCCATCCAAGCGGGAACACCTGATACGATTCTTAACCGCCCGCTGTATACCTCATCCTATGTACCTACTGCTGAAGCAGGTGCAAAGACAGTGGTATTCGGTGATTTTAGTTATTACTGGGTGGCAGACCGTCAAGGACGAGTATTCAAACGACTAAATGAACTCTATGCTGTCACAGGTCAAGTAGGATTTATTGCGACTCAACGAGTTGACGGAAAGCTTATCTTACCGGAGGCCGTTAAGGTACTCCAACAGAAAGCCTAA
- a CDS encoding head maturation protease, ClpP-related, giving the protein MRKFWNWVRDSDEVRTLYLNGVISEETWWGDEVTPKMFKDELLAGTGDITVWINSPGGDVFAAAQIYNMLMEYTGKVTVKIDGLAASAASVIAMAGGDVYMSPVSMLMIHNPSTIAIGDSEEMLRAKALLDEVKESIINAYELKTGLSRTKLSHLMDAESWMNANKAIELGFADKIMFMESETPDLTDSLIFSRMAVTNSLISKLPKQPKQKTGTPIESLDKRLSLISH; this is encoded by the coding sequence ATGAGGAAGTTCTGGAACTGGGTGCGAGATTCAGATGAAGTACGTACCCTCTATTTAAATGGAGTGATATCCGAAGAAACGTGGTGGGGCGATGAGGTCACACCTAAGATGTTTAAGGATGAACTGCTGGCAGGCACTGGCGATATTACGGTGTGGATTAATTCCCCTGGTGGTGATGTGTTCGCAGCAGCTCAGATTTATAACATGCTGATGGAGTATACCGGAAAAGTCACTGTAAAGATTGATGGGCTTGCGGCAAGTGCGGCATCCGTTATTGCAATGGCTGGTGGAGATGTATATATGTCTCCTGTATCTATGCTTATGATTCATAACCCCTCAACAATTGCTATCGGTGACAGTGAGGAAATGTTGCGGGCAAAGGCTCTATTGGATGAGGTCAAGGAAAGCATTATTAATGCCTATGAGTTAAAAACGGGTCTCTCTCGAACAAAACTCTCCCATCTAATGGATGCAGAGTCATGGATGAATGCAAACAAAGCGATTGAACTTGGTTTTGCAGACAAAATCATGTTCATGGAAAGTGAAACACCGGATTTGACGGATAGTCTTATTTTTAGCAGGATGGCGGTTACTAACTCGCTCATCAGCAAACTGCCAAAACAACCAAAACAGAAAACAGGTACACCCATTGAGTCGCTGGATAAGCGGCTTTCTTTAATTTCGCACTAA
- a CDS encoding phage portal protein produces MNLIKGLFRSRDKPQNRVGSAFSFLFGGTSSGKMVNERTAMQATAVYACVRILAEAIAGLPLHVYRYRSDGGKEKIPFHPLYYLLHDEPNPEMTSFVFRETLMSHLLLWGNAYAQVVRNGRGQAVALYPLLPNKMEVSRATNGELVYTYYRDTDESGLNPKGGYVTLRKDEVLHIPGLGFDGLIGYSPIAMAKNAIGMSLATEEYGAAFFANGANPGGVLEHPGVIKDIQRVKDSWNSAYQGTGNAHKIAVLEEGMKFQAIGIPPEQAQFLETRKFQINEIARIFRVPPHMVGDLEKSSFSNIEQQSLEFVKYTLDPWVVRWEQSLQQSLILPSEKTSLFIKFNLDGLLRGDYQSRMNGYATGRQNGWMSANDIRELEDMNRIPAEEGGDLYLVNGNMTKLADAGAFAKTEGGQ; encoded by the coding sequence ATGAATCTAATAAAAGGACTGTTTCGTTCAAGAGACAAACCGCAAAACCGTGTGGGTAGTGCGTTCTCCTTCCTGTTTGGCGGTACGTCATCTGGCAAAATGGTTAATGAACGTACTGCAATGCAGGCAACAGCAGTGTATGCCTGCGTAAGGATATTAGCTGAAGCGATTGCCGGACTGCCACTTCATGTATATAGATATCGTTCTGATGGAGGTAAAGAAAAGATTCCTTTCCATCCGCTGTATTACCTTCTTCATGATGAACCAAATCCAGAGATGACTTCATTCGTGTTTCGAGAAACACTGATGAGTCATCTTTTGCTTTGGGGCAATGCCTATGCACAGGTGGTCAGAAACGGTCGTGGGCAGGCAGTGGCTCTTTATCCCCTACTCCCCAACAAAATGGAAGTTAGCCGAGCAACAAATGGTGAGCTGGTCTACACCTATTACCGTGATACTGACGAAAGTGGTCTAAACCCAAAAGGTGGCTATGTCACACTCCGTAAAGATGAAGTTCTACACATCCCCGGCTTAGGTTTTGATGGACTCATTGGTTATAGCCCAATCGCTATGGCAAAAAATGCAATCGGTATGTCACTTGCTACTGAAGAATACGGTGCGGCATTCTTTGCCAATGGTGCTAATCCGGGAGGTGTGCTGGAACACCCAGGAGTAATCAAAGATATACAGAGGGTCAAAGATAGTTGGAATAGCGCCTACCAAGGCACAGGAAATGCTCACAAAATTGCTGTGTTGGAAGAAGGCATGAAGTTTCAAGCCATTGGTATCCCGCCGGAACAGGCGCAATTTCTTGAAACACGGAAATTCCAAATTAATGAGATTGCGAGGATTTTCCGAGTACCGCCTCATATGGTGGGTGATCTTGAGAAGTCTAGTTTTTCCAATATTGAGCAGCAATCGTTGGAGTTTGTAAAATACACCCTCGATCCGTGGGTGGTGCGATGGGAACAAAGTCTCCAGCAATCGCTTATTTTGCCTTCTGAGAAAACTTCACTGTTTATCAAGTTCAATTTGGACGGTTTGCTTCGTGGTGATTACCAAAGTCGTATGAATGGCTACGCTACAGGTCGACAAAATGGCTGGATGTCAGCCAACGATATCCGTGAACTGGAGGATATGAACCGGATACCGGCTGAGGAAGGTGGCGATTTATATCTGGTTAACGGAAATATGACAAAACTGGCTGACGCAGGTGCGTTTGCCAAAACCGAAGGAGGTCAGTAA